Proteins found in one Methylobacterium sp. CB376 genomic segment:
- a CDS encoding LpxI family protein — protein MAGGTVAIVAGAGRLPLLVASALDAAGRPFRILAIRGFADPATRRRAHATVDLLDVRGALARLDAWRPSGVTLAGAVSRPSPAALLNTLAALRNRDELRSLAQGGDDHLLRGVLALLEEHGHRILGVHELAPGLMAPPGPLGARRPDAAAEISVATGRALLASLAAHDVGQAAAVAGRRVLAVEGPEGTDRMLARVRGLARRPLGLGRPPAGLVLVKLAKSGQDLRVDLPAVGPRTVRAAAAAGCAGIAVGAGDTLILDRGETAALADALGLFLIGLEAA, from the coding sequence ATGGCGGGCGGCACCGTGGCGATCGTGGCGGGCGCGGGACGGCTCCCGCTCCTCGTCGCCTCGGCCCTCGACGCGGCGGGGCGCCCCTTCCGGATCCTGGCGATCCGCGGCTTCGCCGACCCGGCGACCCGGCGCCGCGCCCACGCCACCGTCGACCTCCTCGACGTGCGCGGCGCGCTGGCGCGCCTCGACGCGTGGCGGCCCTCGGGCGTGACCCTGGCGGGCGCGGTGTCCCGGCCGAGCCCGGCGGCCCTCCTCAACACGCTCGCGGCCCTGCGCAACCGGGACGAGCTGCGCTCCCTGGCGCAGGGGGGCGACGACCACCTGCTGCGCGGCGTGCTGGCGCTGCTGGAGGAGCACGGGCACCGCATCCTCGGCGTGCACGAACTCGCCCCCGGGTTGATGGCCCCGCCCGGCCCGCTCGGGGCGCGCCGGCCGGACGCCGCCGCCGAGATCTCGGTCGCGACCGGCCGGGCGCTGCTCGCGAGCCTCGCCGCCCACGATGTCGGGCAGGCGGCCGCGGTGGCGGGCCGGCGCGTGCTGGCGGTCGAGGGGCCGGAGGGCACCGACCGGATGCTCGCCCGCGTCCGCGGCCTCGCGCGGCGCCCCCTCGGCCTCGGGCGCCCTCCCGCGGGCCTTGTCCTGGTCAAGCTCGCCAAGAGCGGGCAGGACCTGCGGGTCGACTTGCCGGCGGTGGGCCCGCGCACGGTGCGGGCGGCGGCGGCGGCCGGCTGCGCCGGGATCGCGGTCGGCGCCGGCGACACGCTGATCCTCGACCGCGGCGAGACCGCCGCCCTCGCCGACGCGCTCGGCCTGTTCCTGATCGGCCTGGAGGCGGCGTGA
- the fabZ gene encoding 3-hydroxyacyl-ACP dehydratase FabZ has protein sequence MEPDAKSPTPGTTETPRELATADILRVMELLPHRYPFLLVDRIVEIDGDSSCIGIKNVTINEPQFTGHFPKVPVFPGVLLVEGMAQTAGAICCAHTLTRDTRPSRVYLMTIDKVKFRKPVVPGDTVEYHMRKLTNRRTMWWFRGEAKVAGTLVAEAEIGAMLVTE, from the coding sequence ATGGAGCCCGACGCGAAGTCCCCGACACCCGGCACGACCGAGACGCCCCGCGAATTGGCAACGGCCGACATCCTGCGGGTGATGGAGCTCCTGCCCCACCGCTACCCGTTCCTGCTCGTCGACAGGATCGTCGAGATCGACGGCGACTCCAGCTGCATCGGCATCAAGAACGTCACCATCAACGAGCCGCAATTCACCGGCCACTTTCCCAAGGTCCCGGTCTTCCCCGGCGTGCTGCTGGTCGAGGGCATGGCCCAGACGGCGGGCGCCATCTGCTGCGCCCACACGCTCACCCGGGACACGCGGCCGAGCCGGGTCTACCTGATGACGATCGACAAGGTGAAGTTCCGCAAGCCCGTCGTGCCCGGCGACACCGTCGAGTACCACATGAGGAAGCTGACGAACCGCCGCACCATGTGGTGGTTCCGGGGCGAGGCGAAGGTCGCGGGCACGCTGGTGGCGGAGGCCGAGATCGGCGCCATGCTGGTGACCGAATGA
- the lpxD gene encoding UDP-3-O-(3-hydroxymyristoyl)glucosamine N-acyltransferase: MSDPVFFPFAGPISLGEVAALAGAALPAGLDGTLAVAGAAPLESAGPDDLAYMDNAKYAEALGRTRARACLVSPRFAARVPEGTAALVTPQPYRGFAQVLARLFPSAARPGSLFGATGVSPGSFVHPEARLEPGVVVDPGVVIGPGAEIGSGTVLAAGAVVGPGTRIGRGCAIGPGASLLHALVGNRVIVHGGARIGQDGFGFAMGAGGHLKVPQVGRVIIQDDVEIGANTTIDRGASRDTIVGEGTKIDNLVQIAHNVVIGRHCVIVAQVGISGSTTLEDYVVLGGQVGVVGHLRIGMGAQIAGSSNINKDVPPGARWGGTPAKPVREWFREMTTLKRLAARERGPEDTDG; the protein is encoded by the coding sequence ATGTCCGACCCGGTCTTCTTCCCCTTCGCCGGCCCGATCTCCCTGGGCGAGGTCGCGGCGCTGGCCGGGGCCGCCCTGCCGGCCGGCCTCGACGGCACCCTCGCGGTCGCGGGCGCCGCTCCCCTGGAGAGCGCCGGGCCGGACGACCTCGCCTACATGGACAATGCCAAGTACGCGGAGGCGCTCGGCCGCACCCGGGCGCGGGCCTGCCTGGTCTCGCCGCGCTTCGCCGCCCGGGTGCCGGAGGGCACGGCCGCGCTGGTGACGCCCCAGCCCTACCGGGGCTTCGCCCAGGTGCTGGCGCGGCTCTTCCCGAGCGCCGCGCGGCCGGGCTCGCTGTTCGGCGCCACCGGCGTCTCGCCGGGCTCCTTCGTGCATCCGGAGGCGCGGCTCGAACCCGGCGTGGTCGTCGATCCCGGGGTGGTGATCGGCCCCGGGGCGGAGATCGGCAGCGGGACCGTGCTGGCGGCCGGGGCGGTGGTCGGGCCGGGCACCCGGATCGGGCGCGGCTGCGCCATCGGGCCGGGCGCCTCGCTGCTCCACGCGCTGGTCGGCAACCGGGTCATCGTCCACGGCGGCGCCCGCATCGGCCAGGACGGGTTCGGCTTCGCCATGGGGGCGGGCGGGCACCTCAAGGTGCCGCAGGTCGGCCGGGTCATCATCCAGGACGACGTCGAGATCGGCGCCAACACCACGATCGACCGCGGCGCCAGCCGCGACACGATCGTCGGCGAGGGCACCAAGATCGACAACCTCGTGCAGATCGCCCACAACGTGGTGATCGGCCGCCACTGCGTGATCGTGGCCCAGGTCGGCATCTCGGGCTCGACCACCCTCGAGGATTACGTGGTGCTGGGCGGCCAGGTCGGCGTCGTCGGGCACCTGCGGATCGGCATGGGCGCGCAGATCGCCGGCTCCAGCAACATCAACAAGGACGTGCCGCCGGGCGCCCGCTGGGGCGGGACCCCGGCCAAGCCGGTGCGCGAGTGGTTCCGCGAGATGACGACGCTCAAGCGGCTCGCCGCGCGCGAGCGCGGGCCGGAGGACACGGACGGCTAG
- a CDS encoding type 1 glutamine amidotransferase domain-containing protein produces MARFSILMIATSAATMGDPAKPTGVWFEELATPYCAFVDAGAAVTLASIAGGPVPIDPRSVKPKGENEAAVERFLGDAAASKALAETPAIAAIDAEADDAVFLPGGHGTMVDLPESAALAALLGKAWAQGKVVAAVCHGPAGLVNAKAETGAPLVQGRRVTGFTDSEERAVGLDAAVPFLVETRLRELGGVYERAADFHPFAVADGRLVTGQNPASSALTARLVLDALAAR; encoded by the coding sequence ATGGCCCGTTTCAGCATCCTGATGATCGCCACCTCGGCCGCGACGATGGGCGATCCGGCGAAGCCGACCGGCGTCTGGTTCGAGGAACTGGCGACGCCCTATTGCGCGTTCGTGGACGCGGGCGCGGCGGTGACGCTGGCGTCGATCGCCGGCGGACCGGTCCCGATCGATCCGCGCTCGGTCAAGCCGAAGGGCGAGAACGAGGCCGCCGTCGAGCGCTTCCTCGGCGATGCGGCGGCCTCGAAGGCGCTCGCCGAGACGCCTGCCATCGCGGCGATCGACGCCGAGGCCGACGACGCGGTGTTCCTGCCCGGCGGCCACGGCACCATGGTCGACCTGCCGGAGAGCGCGGCCCTGGCCGCGCTGCTCGGCAAGGCGTGGGCGCAGGGCAAGGTGGTCGCCGCCGTCTGCCACGGGCCGGCGGGGCTGGTGAACGCCAAGGCCGAGACCGGCGCGCCGCTGGTGCAGGGCCGCCGCGTGACCGGCTTCACCGACAGCGAGGAGCGCGCCGTGGGCCTCGACGCGGCCGTCCCGTTCCTCGTCGAAACGCGGCTGCGCGAGCTCGGCGGGGTCTACGAGCGCGCGGCCGATTTCCACCCCTTCGCGGTGGCGGACGGCCGGCTCGTGACGGGCCAGAACCCGGCCTCCTCGGCGCTCACCGCCAGGCTGGTCCTCGACGCGCTCGCCGCGCGCTGA
- the lpxA gene encoding acyl-ACP--UDP-N-acetylglucosamine O-acyltransferase, with protein MSAGGSPGEARIHPSAVVEDGAVLGEGVRVGPFCHVGPEVRLGDGVELVSHAVVAGRTSVGARTRIFPFASIGHPPQDLKYRGEPSSLTIGADCLIREGVTMNPGTAGGGLETVVGDRCAFLANSHVGHDCRIGDNVVFSNNVMLAGHCTVGDFAILGGGAAVIQFARVGPHAFVGGLSGLENDLIPYGMALGNRAYLSGLNIIGLQRRGFSREDIHALRRAYRLLFAQEGTLMERVEDVAAEFETHPIVQEILAFLREGGKRSVCMPRETPGPA; from the coding sequence ATGAGCGCCGGCGGCTCCCCGGGCGAGGCGCGCATCCACCCGAGCGCCGTGGTCGAGGACGGCGCGGTGCTCGGCGAGGGCGTGCGCGTCGGTCCCTTCTGCCATGTCGGGCCGGAGGTGCGGCTCGGCGACGGGGTCGAGCTCGTGAGCCACGCGGTGGTGGCGGGCCGCACCAGCGTGGGCGCCCGCACGCGGATCTTCCCCTTCGCGTCGATCGGCCACCCGCCGCAGGACCTGAAGTACCGCGGCGAGCCCTCGAGCCTCACGATCGGGGCCGATTGCCTGATCCGCGAGGGCGTGACGATGAATCCCGGCACGGCCGGCGGCGGCCTGGAGACGGTCGTCGGCGACCGCTGCGCCTTCCTGGCCAACAGCCATGTCGGGCACGATTGCCGGATCGGCGACAACGTCGTGTTCTCGAACAACGTGATGCTCGCCGGCCACTGCACGGTGGGGGATTTCGCCATCCTGGGCGGCGGGGCGGCGGTGATCCAGTTCGCGCGGGTCGGCCCGCACGCCTTCGTGGGCGGCCTCTCGGGGCTGGAGAACGACCTCATCCCCTACGGGATGGCGCTGGGCAACCGGGCCTACCTCTCGGGCCTCAACATCATCGGCCTGCAGCGCCGGGGCTTCTCGCGGGAGGACATCCACGCGCTGCGGCGCGCCTACCGGCTGCTCTTCGCGCAGGAGGGCACGCTGATGGAGCGCGTCGAGGACGTGGCGGCGGAGTTCGAGACGCACCCGATCGTGCAGGAGATCCTCGCCTTCCTGCGCGAGGGCGGCAAGCGCTCGGTCTGCATGCCGCGCGAGACGCCGGGACCGGCCTGA
- the gltA gene encoding citrate synthase, which translates to MSFPHSTLTVNGRQVELPQKDGTIGPSVLDIGKLYGQTGMFTYDPGFTSTASCESKITYIDGDEGILLYRGYPIEQLAEHGDFLETCYLLLFGELPTAAQKADFDYRVTRHTMVHDQMNRFFQGFRRDAHPMAIMVACVGALSAFYHDSTDISDEKQRMIASMRMIAKMPTLAAMAYKYSIGQPFVYPKNELDYTSNFLRMCFAVPCEEYHANPVMARALDRIFILHADHEQNASTSTVRLAGSSGANPFACIAAGIACLWGPAHGGANEAALKMLEEIGRPERIPEYIAKAKDKNDPFRLMGFGHRVYKNYDPRARIMAKTTHEVLAELGIKDDPLLDVAVELEQIALKDEYFIEKKLYPNIDFYSGITLKAMGFPTSMFTVLFALARTVGWIAQWAEMIEDPSQKIGRPRQLYVGPPKREYVSISQRG; encoded by the coding sequence ATGAGCTTCCCCCACAGCACCCTCACGGTGAACGGCCGCCAGGTGGAGCTGCCGCAGAAGGACGGCACGATCGGACCGAGCGTCCTCGACATCGGCAAGCTCTACGGCCAGACCGGGATGTTCACCTACGACCCGGGCTTCACCTCCACGGCCTCGTGCGAGTCGAAGATCACCTACATCGACGGCGACGAGGGCATCCTCCTCTATCGCGGCTACCCGATCGAGCAGCTCGCCGAGCACGGCGACTTCCTGGAGACCTGCTATCTCCTGCTGTTTGGCGAGTTGCCGACCGCGGCCCAGAAGGCCGATTTCGACTACCGGGTCACGCGCCACACCATGGTGCATGACCAGATGAACCGCTTCTTCCAGGGCTTCCGCCGCGACGCGCACCCGATGGCCATCATGGTGGCCTGCGTCGGCGCCCTCTCGGCCTTCTACCACGACTCGACCGACATCTCGGACGAGAAGCAGCGCATGATCGCCTCCATGCGCATGATCGCCAAGATGCCGACCCTGGCGGCCATGGCCTACAAGTACTCCATCGGCCAGCCCTTCGTGTATCCGAAGAACGAGCTCGATTACACGTCGAACTTCCTGCGGATGTGCTTCGCGGTGCCGTGCGAGGAGTACCACGCCAACCCGGTGATGGCGCGCGCCCTCGACCGCATCTTCATCCTGCACGCGGATCACGAGCAGAACGCCTCGACCTCGACGGTGCGGCTGGCCGGCTCCTCGGGCGCCAACCCCTTCGCCTGCATCGCGGCCGGCATCGCCTGCCTGTGGGGTCCGGCCCATGGCGGCGCCAACGAGGCGGCGCTCAAGATGCTGGAGGAGATCGGCCGGCCCGAGCGCATCCCGGAATACATCGCCAAGGCCAAGGACAAGAACGACCCGTTCCGCCTGATGGGTTTCGGTCACCGGGTCTACAAGAACTACGACCCGCGCGCCCGCATCATGGCCAAGACCACCCACGAGGTGCTGGCCGAGCTCGGCATCAAGGACGACCCGCTGCTCGACGTGGCGGTCGAGCTGGAGCAGATCGCGCTCAAGGACGAGTACTTCATCGAGAAGAAGCTGTATCCGAACATCGACTTCTACTCGGGCATCACCCTGAAGGCGATGGGCTTCCCGACCTCGATGTTCACGGTGCTGTTCGCCCTGGCCCGCACGGTGGGCTGGATCGCGCAATGGGCCGAGATGATCGAGGATCCCTCGCAGAAGATCGGCCGCCCGCGCCAGCTCTATGTCGGGCCGCCCAAGCGCGAATACGTGTCGATCTCGCAGCGCGGCTGA
- the lpxB gene encoding lipid-A-disaccharide synthase → MTRSLRIWLVAGEESGDQLGAKLIRALRAAAPGPLALAGVGGDAMAAEGMPSLFPLEDVAVIGYLAVAARIRLLMRRIRETVRACVAARPDVLVIIDSPGFTHAVASRVRRRLPELAVVDYVSPSVWAWRPWRARTMRAYVDHVLALLPFEPEAHRRLGGPACTYVGHPLIERLAELRPDEAEAAARGAEEPVLAVLPGSRRSEIERLMPVFGATLGRLRAQGARFRVELPAVARHRALIEARAAAWPVTPRLVAGEADKHATFRRARAALAASGTVTLELALAGVPMVVAYRVPKIEEVIVRRLIQVPTIVLPNLILGENAIPELIQGDCRAERLAEALGPLLAGGPAREAQDRALRRLDAAMRLPDGDDPSRSAARIVLAAARGPA, encoded by the coding sequence GTGACGCGATCCCTGCGAATCTGGCTCGTCGCGGGCGAGGAATCCGGCGACCAGCTCGGCGCCAAGCTGATCCGGGCGCTGCGCGCGGCCGCGCCCGGGCCGCTCGCCCTCGCGGGGGTCGGGGGCGACGCCATGGCGGCGGAGGGCATGCCCTCCCTCTTCCCCCTGGAGGACGTCGCGGTGATCGGCTACCTCGCCGTGGCGGCGCGGATCCGGCTGCTGATGCGGCGCATCCGCGAGACGGTGCGGGCCTGCGTGGCGGCGCGGCCCGACGTGCTCGTCATCATCGACAGCCCGGGCTTCACCCACGCGGTGGCGAGCCGGGTGCGGCGCCGGCTGCCGGAGCTCGCCGTCGTCGATTACGTGAGCCCGAGCGTCTGGGCGTGGCGGCCCTGGCGGGCCAGGACCATGCGCGCCTACGTCGATCACGTGCTGGCGCTGCTGCCCTTCGAGCCGGAGGCGCATCGCCGCCTCGGCGGCCCGGCCTGCACCTATGTGGGCCACCCGCTGATCGAGCGCCTCGCGGAGCTGCGCCCGGACGAGGCCGAGGCGGCCGCGCGCGGGGCCGAGGAGCCGGTCCTCGCCGTGCTGCCGGGGTCGCGCCGCTCCGAGATCGAGCGGCTGATGCCGGTCTTCGGGGCGACCCTGGGGCGGCTGCGGGCGCAGGGGGCGCGCTTCCGGGTCGAATTGCCGGCGGTGGCGCGCCACCGCGCCCTGATCGAGGCGCGGGCCGCCGCCTGGCCGGTGACGCCGCGCCTCGTGGCGGGCGAGGCCGACAAGCACGCCACCTTCCGCCGGGCGCGGGCGGCCCTGGCGGCCTCGGGCACGGTCACCCTCGAACTGGCGCTCGCGGGCGTGCCGATGGTGGTGGCCTACCGGGTTCCGAAGATCGAGGAGGTGATCGTCCGCCGCCTGATCCAGGTGCCGACGATCGTGCTGCCGAACCTGATCCTCGGCGAGAACGCCATCCCCGAGCTGATCCAGGGCGATTGCCGGGCGGAGCGCCTCGCGGAGGCGCTGGGGCCGCTGCTCGCGGGCGGGCCGGCCCGGGAGGCGCAGGACCGGGCCCTGCGCCGCCTCGACGCCGCCATGCGGCTGCCGGACGGGGACGACCCGAGCCGCTCGGCCGCCCGGATCGTGCTGGCGGCGGCGCGCGGGCCGGCGTGA
- a CDS encoding LysR family transcriptional regulator, with translation MSHLVSLRTFLCADRAGSITRAARQLGITQPAASAHVAALEGQLGRPLFVRQARGVSPTPAADDLARSVAAALDRIDAVMAAARARSSQLSGTVHLVGPAEYLSARIGPALAPLVAQGLRLRIGTGGRDRIYAALGEGHADLAVTASLPEGRGLGFAELGRERLLLVAAPALAARAKGRIVAADILRGLPCIAYDEGLPLIRPFFAQVFDGLPDLQAVATAPDLRRLTGMAVAGVGWTVLPDYVCAEALALGRLTELPTAREGLDNALYLAWNPGALRQPRVVTVRDHLLRGGPAL, from the coding sequence ATGAGCCACCTCGTCTCCTTGCGCACCTTCCTCTGCGCCGACCGCGCCGGCTCGATCACCCGCGCGGCGCGGCAACTCGGCATCACCCAGCCGGCGGCCTCGGCCCACGTCGCGGCGCTGGAGGGGCAGCTCGGAAGGCCGCTCTTCGTCCGGCAGGCGCGCGGCGTGAGCCCGACGCCGGCGGCCGACGATCTCGCCCGCTCGGTCGCGGCCGCCCTCGACCGCATCGACGCGGTGATGGCGGCGGCCCGCGCCCGCTCGAGCCAGCTCTCCGGCACCGTGCACCTGGTCGGTCCGGCCGAATACCTCTCCGCGCGCATCGGGCCGGCGCTGGCGCCGCTGGTGGCGCAGGGGCTGCGGCTGCGCATCGGGACGGGGGGCCGCGACCGCATCTACGCCGCCCTGGGGGAGGGCCACGCGGATCTGGCCGTCACCGCCTCGCTGCCGGAGGGCAGGGGCCTCGGCTTCGCCGAACTGGGCCGCGAGCGCTTGCTGCTGGTCGCGGCGCCGGCGCTCGCCGCGCGCGCGAAGGGCCGCATCGTCGCGGCCGACATCCTGCGCGGCCTGCCGTGCATCGCCTACGACGAGGGCCTGCCGCTGATCCGGCCCTTCTTCGCGCAGGTCTTCGACGGGCTCCCGGACCTGCAGGCCGTCGCGACGGCGCCCGACCTGCGCCGCCTGACCGGCATGGCGGTGGCGGGCGTGGGATGGACGGTGCTGCCGGACTACGTCTGCGCCGAGGCGCTGGCGCTGGGGCGGCTGACCGAGCTGCCGACCGCCCGCGAGGGGCTGGACAACGCCCTCTACCTGGCCTGGAACCCGGGCGCGCTTCGCCAGCCGCGCGTCGTGACGGTCAGGGATCACCTGCTGCGAGGCGGCCCGGCCCTGTGA
- the gltX gene encoding glutamate--tRNA ligase yields MMSSVVTRFAPSPTGFLHIGGGRTALFNWLYARKHGGRMLLRIEDTDRERSTEAAIEAILDGLSWLGLDWDGDVIYQFARAARHREVAEGLLAAGRAYRCYASPEELTEMREAARREGRPLRYDGRWRDRNPSEAPPGVRPVIRLRAPVEGETVVEDEVQGRVVWQNKDLDDLVLLRSDGTPTYMLAVVVDDHDMGVTHVIRGDDHLTNAARQTQIYHALGWTVPSMSHIPLIHGPDGAKLSKRHGALGVDAYRGLGYLPAALRNYLVRLGWSHGDQEVFSTEEMVAAFDLKQIGRSPARFDFAKLENLNGQYIRATSDADLVAAIEAILPSQGPARGLPARFDDALRARFLAAMPGLKERAKTLIELLDSAYYLYAPRPLALDERAEGLLGNGGRERLAGVLPRLEALPDWSAASTEQAVRDFAEAAAVKLGHVAQPLRAALTGRATSPGLFDVMAVLGREESLGRLRDQARAA; encoded by the coding sequence CTGATGTCCTCCGTCGTCACGCGCTTCGCCCCGTCGCCCACGGGCTTCCTCCACATCGGCGGAGGCCGCACGGCGCTGTTCAACTGGCTCTACGCCCGCAAGCACGGCGGCCGGATGCTCCTGCGCATCGAGGACACGGACCGCGAGCGCTCCACCGAGGCCGCCATCGAGGCCATCCTCGACGGCCTGTCCTGGCTCGGCCTCGACTGGGACGGGGACGTGATCTACCAGTTCGCCCGCGCGGCCCGGCACCGGGAGGTGGCCGAGGGCCTGCTCGCGGCGGGGCGGGCCTATCGCTGCTACGCGAGCCCCGAGGAACTCACCGAGATGCGCGAGGCGGCGCGCCGCGAGGGCCGCCCCCTGCGCTACGACGGCCGCTGGCGCGACCGCAACCCCTCCGAGGCCCCGCCCGGCGTCAGGCCGGTGATCCGCCTGCGCGCCCCCGTCGAGGGCGAGACCGTGGTCGAGGACGAGGTCCAGGGCCGCGTCGTCTGGCAGAACAAGGACCTCGACGACCTCGTGCTGCTGCGCTCGGACGGCACGCCGACCTACATGCTGGCCGTCGTGGTCGACGACCACGACATGGGCGTCACCCACGTGATCCGCGGCGACGACCACCTCACCAACGCGGCGCGGCAGACGCAGATCTACCACGCCCTCGGCTGGACCGTGCCGAGCATGTCGCACATCCCGCTGATCCACGGGCCGGACGGGGCGAAGCTGTCCAAGCGCCACGGGGCGCTCGGCGTCGACGCCTACCGGGGCCTCGGCTACCTGCCCGCGGCCCTGCGCAACTACCTCGTGCGGCTCGGCTGGAGCCACGGCGACCAGGAGGTGTTCTCCACCGAGGAGATGGTGGCGGCCTTCGACCTCAAGCAGATCGGGCGCTCGCCCGCCCGCTTCGACTTCGCCAAGCTGGAGAACCTGAACGGCCAGTACATCCGGGCGACGTCGGACGCCGATCTGGTGGCGGCGATCGAGGCGATCCTGCCGAGCCAGGGGCCGGCCCGCGGCCTCCCCGCCCGGTTCGACGACGCCCTGCGCGCGCGCTTCCTCGCCGCGATGCCGGGCCTCAAGGAGCGGGCCAAGACGCTGATCGAACTCCTCGACAGCGCCTACTACCTCTACGCCCCGCGCCCGCTCGCCCTCGACGAGCGCGCCGAGGGGCTCCTCGGCAATGGCGGGCGCGAGCGGCTCGCGGGCGTGCTGCCGCGGCTGGAGGCCCTGCCCGACTGGAGCGCCGCCTCGACCGAGCAGGCGGTGCGCGACTTCGCCGAGGCCGCCGCGGTGAAGCTCGGCCACGTCGCCCAGCCCCTGCGGGCCGCCCTGACCGGCCGCGCGACCTCGCCGGGCCTCTTCGACGTGATGGCGGTGCTCGGCCGGGAGGAGAGCCTCGGCCGCCTGCGGGACCAGGCCCGCGCGGCCTGA